A part of Streptomyces sp. NBC_01210 genomic DNA contains:
- a CDS encoding SapB/AmfS family lanthipeptide — MALLDLQKLDVPETDHGGGGGESSVSLLLCDKHSSHSNLLCL; from the coding sequence ATGGCACTTCTGGACCTGCAGAAGCTGGACGTCCCCGAGACCGACCACGGCGGCGGTGGTGGGGAGAGCAGCGTTAGCCTGCTGCTGTGCGACAAGCACAGCTCGCACAGCAACCTTCTCTGCCTCTGA
- a CDS encoding NAD(P)/FAD-dependent oxidoreductase, producing the protein MDGELEWLRREGRIVIVGASLAGLRAAETLREEGFTGSLTLIGDEPYEPYDRPPLSKQVLLGKASAEHTALPRRRAIDAQWRLGDAATGLDMAAKRVRLAGGDEVEYDRLLITTGVRARPWPHEEEAELDGVFVLRTREDAAGLHRRLTAGPRRVLIIGAGFTGSEIASACREQGLPVTVAERAAAPLVGALGGVVGEVAAELQRQAGVDLRCGVMVTGLEGDSAGRLRSAHLSDGTTIDADVAVISLGATRNTEWLAGSGLGAGPRGIACDAGCRAFDVRGIVTDDVFVAGDVARSPHALFGYQFLSLEHWGNAVAQAEIAAHNMISASSDRRPHLWVPAFWSSQFGVSIKSVGVPSLGEEILIAQGSLAERRFTGVYGYQGRVIAAVTFDQTKWLDFYQRLIESAAPFPLSFPTVDRRPEGLRPVSADFPDPSLPTHAPTVTLSGYSPTDRRISFTPVRA; encoded by the coding sequence GTGGACGGTGAGCTGGAATGGCTGAGGCGCGAGGGGCGGATCGTGATCGTGGGTGCCTCCCTCGCCGGCCTCCGGGCCGCGGAGACCCTGCGGGAGGAGGGCTTCACCGGTTCACTGACGCTGATCGGCGACGAGCCCTACGAGCCGTACGACCGGCCGCCGCTGTCCAAGCAGGTCCTGCTCGGCAAGGCGTCCGCGGAGCACACCGCACTGCCCCGTCGCCGGGCGATCGATGCGCAGTGGCGGCTCGGTGACGCCGCCACCGGGCTGGACATGGCCGCCAAGCGGGTACGCCTGGCCGGCGGCGACGAGGTGGAGTACGACCGGCTGCTGATCACCACGGGCGTCCGTGCCCGGCCGTGGCCGCATGAAGAAGAGGCCGAACTGGACGGGGTCTTCGTGCTGCGCACGCGCGAGGACGCGGCGGGGCTGCACCGGCGGCTGACGGCCGGACCTCGCCGGGTGCTCATCATCGGCGCCGGCTTCACCGGCTCGGAAATCGCCTCCGCCTGCCGTGAGCAGGGACTGCCCGTCACCGTCGCGGAGCGTGCGGCCGCGCCTCTCGTGGGCGCGCTCGGCGGCGTGGTCGGCGAGGTGGCCGCCGAGCTGCAACGCCAAGCAGGCGTGGACCTGCGCTGCGGCGTCATGGTCACAGGGCTGGAGGGCGACTCGGCAGGGCGGCTGCGCAGTGCCCATCTGTCCGACGGCACGACGATCGACGCGGACGTGGCGGTGATCTCGCTCGGCGCGACACGCAACACCGAGTGGCTGGCAGGATCCGGGCTCGGCGCCGGACCCCGGGGAATCGCCTGCGACGCGGGCTGCCGCGCCTTCGACGTCCGGGGCATCGTGACCGACGACGTCTTCGTCGCCGGTGACGTCGCACGGTCCCCGCATGCGCTCTTCGGTTACCAGTTCCTGTCCCTGGAGCACTGGGGCAATGCCGTCGCGCAGGCCGAGATCGCGGCGCACAACATGATCAGCGCCAGCTCGGACCGCCGACCGCACCTGTGGGTGCCGGCCTTCTGGTCCTCGCAGTTCGGCGTCAGCATCAAGTCGGTCGGCGTTCCGTCCCTGGGCGAGGAGATCCTCATCGCCCAGGGTTCACTCGCCGAGCGGCGCTTCACCGGCGTGTACGGATACCAGGGCCGCGTCATCGCCGCCGTCACCTTCGACCAGACGAAGTGGCTGGACTTCTACCAGCGGCTGATCGAATCGGCTGCGCCGTTCCCGCTGAGTTTCCCCACCGTCGACCGCCGTCCTGAAGGTCTGCGACCGGTCTCGGCCGACTTCCCCGACCCCTCCCTGCCCACCCACGCGCCGACCGTCACCCTCAGCGGCTACTCGCCGACCGACCGGCGGATCTCCTTCACCCCGGTCCGAGCCTGA
- a CDS encoding ABC transporter ATP-binding protein — protein sequence MAEARLRLLRHRPRVLVRLAAWSALEAGQTFLLGYALARAIDGGFLAHEPAHGLYWLAAAAVAVVLGAFGTGRVHRVVAALVEPVRDDLVRRVVDRALRDGDDAAVSRLTHQVEIARDTFAGLVLVSRTFVFTAAGALAGLFSLAPVLLLVVLPPLLAGLALFLATLRPLARRQETFLAADEAIATELGALVSGLRDITAAGAEDRVATDAAARIADEYRAARDLARWGTLRVLAVGIGGRLPVVLLLITAPWLLAHGVTAGALVGALAYLTQSLLPALQSLMQGLGTSGARLAVVLRRLTAEGVPEEPRAVRTGTGTGAGAGAGTAVRLRGVTFAYGSGAAPVVDGLDLAVPVGGHLVVAGPSGIGKSTLAALIAGVLRPDDGEVLLGGERVLVPQEAYVFTATVRENLGHLCPEPPPDAAVLASCAAVGAHGLVERLGGLDAPVDPTALSAGERQLLALARAHAAPAPLVLLDEATCHLDPAAEARAERAFATRPGGTLIVVAHRIGSARRAGRVLVMDGTQTEYGTHEELLARSSFYRELTGAFAGFSHPALALGDPYGVDPVARPGLTGDGRHVVAHRAVGQMETVRDVADRGSLGSQ from the coding sequence ATGGCTGAGGCCCGGCTCCGGCTGCTGCGGCACCGTCCGCGTGTGCTCGTACGCCTCGCCGCGTGGTCCGCGCTGGAGGCGGGGCAGACGTTTCTCCTCGGGTACGCGCTCGCCCGCGCCATCGACGGCGGGTTCCTCGCCCATGAACCCGCCCACGGTCTGTACTGGCTGGCCGCCGCCGCGGTCGCCGTCGTCCTCGGGGCCTTCGGTACGGGCAGGGTCCACCGGGTGGTCGCCGCGCTGGTGGAGCCCGTACGGGACGATCTCGTACGCCGCGTGGTGGACCGCGCTCTGCGGGACGGCGACGACGCGGCAGTCTCCCGGCTCACCCATCAGGTGGAGATCGCCCGCGACACATTCGCGGGCCTCGTGCTGGTCTCGCGCACCTTCGTCTTCACCGCGGCAGGGGCCCTGGCCGGGCTGTTCTCCCTCGCGCCCGTCCTGCTGCTGGTGGTACTGCCGCCGCTGCTCGCCGGTCTCGCGCTCTTCCTGGCGACCCTGCGCCCGCTGGCCCGCAGACAGGAGACCTTCCTCGCCGCCGACGAGGCCATCGCCACCGAACTGGGCGCGCTGGTCTCTGGATTGAGGGACATCACGGCTGCCGGCGCCGAGGATCGCGTGGCGACGGACGCGGCTGCCCGGATCGCCGACGAGTACCGCGCGGCCCGCGACCTGGCCCGCTGGGGCACGCTGCGGGTCCTGGCCGTCGGCATCGGCGGCCGCCTCCCGGTGGTGCTGCTCCTGATCACCGCGCCCTGGCTGCTCGCGCACGGAGTGACCGCGGGCGCCCTGGTCGGCGCCCTCGCCTATCTCACCCAGTCCCTGCTCCCCGCTCTGCAGTCGCTGATGCAGGGCCTCGGCACCTCGGGCGCCCGCCTCGCGGTCGTGCTGCGCCGGCTCACCGCGGAGGGAGTCCCGGAGGAGCCGCGCGCGGTGCGTACCGGCACCGGCACCGGGGCTGGTGCCGGGGCCGGTACGGCGGTACGGCTGCGCGGCGTGACGTTCGCCTACGGTTCGGGCGCCGCGCCCGTCGTCGACGGGCTCGATCTGGCCGTTCCCGTGGGCGGTCATCTCGTCGTCGCGGGCCCGAGCGGCATCGGCAAGTCCACGCTCGCCGCGCTGATCGCCGGGGTGCTGCGGCCGGACGACGGCGAGGTTCTGCTCGGCGGCGAGCGGGTGCTCGTGCCGCAGGAGGCGTATGTCTTCACCGCCACCGTGCGCGAGAACCTCGGCCATCTCTGCCCCGAGCCGCCTCCGGACGCCGCCGTCCTCGCCTCCTGTGCGGCCGTCGGCGCGCACGGGCTGGTCGAGCGGCTGGGCGGTCTCGACGCACCGGTCGACCCCACCGCGCTGTCCGCCGGAGAGCGCCAGCTGCTCGCGCTGGCCCGCGCCCATGCCGCGCCCGCGCCCCTCGTGCTGCTCGACGAGGCGACCTGCCACCTCGACCCGGCGGCCGAGGCGCGCGCCGAGCGGGCGTTCGCCACCCGGCCCGGCGGCACGCTGATCGTCGTCGCGCACCGGATCGGCTCGGCGCGGCGGGCCGGCCGCGTGCTGGTGATGGACGGGACGCAGACGGAGTACGGCACCCACGAGGAGCTGTTGGCCCGCTCCTCCTTCTACCGCGAACTGACAGGGGCCTTCGCAGGGTTCTCACACCCAGCCCTCGCCCTGGGAGATCCTTATGGCGTCGACCCGGTTGCGCGCCCCGGTCTTACGGGTGATGGCCGCCATGTAGTTGCGCACCGTGCCGTTGGACAGATGGAGACTGTTCGCGATGTCGCCGATCGAGGCTCCCTCGGCAGCCAGTGA
- a CDS encoding TetR family transcriptional regulator, protein MTAEAKSAVPASPPLTERQEARRRRILHASAQLASRGGFDAVQMREVAESSSVALGTLYRYFPSKIHLLVATMQDQLQHMHTTLRKKPPAGDSAAERVAETLMRAFRALQREPHLADAMVRALTFADRSVSPEVDKVSRQTTAIILDAMGLENPTPAQLSAVRVIEHTWHSALITWLSGRASIAQVKIDIETVCRLIDLTTPHGPGEGRGRGLH, encoded by the coding sequence ATGACAGCCGAAGCCAAGTCGGCGGTGCCTGCTTCGCCGCCCCTGACGGAACGCCAGGAGGCGCGCCGGCGTCGTATCCTGCACGCCAGCGCCCAGCTGGCCAGCCGGGGCGGCTTTGACGCGGTGCAGATGCGCGAGGTCGCCGAGTCGTCGAGCGTCGCGCTCGGCACGCTCTACCGCTACTTCCCCTCCAAGATCCATCTGCTGGTCGCCACCATGCAGGACCAGCTCCAGCACATGCACACGACCCTGCGCAAAAAGCCGCCGGCCGGGGACAGCGCGGCGGAGCGGGTTGCCGAGACGCTGATGCGGGCCTTCCGGGCGCTCCAGCGCGAACCGCATCTCGCGGACGCGATGGTGCGGGCGCTGACCTTCGCGGACCGCAGCGTCAGCCCCGAGGTGGACAAGGTCTCCCGCCAGACCACGGCGATCATCCTGGACGCCATGGGGCTGGAGAATCCGACGCCGGCGCAGCTCTCGGCGGTGCGCGTGATCGAGCACACCTGGCACTCGGCGCTGATCACCTGGCTCTCGGGGCGCGCCTCGATCGCGCAAGTGAAGATCGACATCGAGACGGTGTGCCGGCTGATCGACCTGACGACGCCGCACGGGCCGGGCGAGGGCCGCGGCCGGGGCTTGCATTGA
- the lanKC gene encoding class III lanthionine synthetase LanKC produces the protein MDKRYEVFCLADRIFYETPDRLSSTRTSADMPSRTESSVPLFEAAQRPVPEGWRSFLSGDWLHISPVDTVRPRQGWKIHVSACLDNAEKTAAKVWDYCVPREIPFKFVPGRQPLHLRNSKYAGRGSSGKFATIYPADDTELQLILEELGVLLDGEPGPYILTDLRWNDGPLYVRYGGFAKRHCVDEAGSGALVPAVENPEGVLVPDRRDPVFQLPEWVTLPRFLEPQLAARNATTTGELPYRIESALHFSNGGGVYAGTDLRTGEQVVLKEARPHAGLAADGADAVTRLERERAALERLTGLGVAPEARDWFILGDHRFLVMDFLPGRTLNSFFAQRHPLLAVEPDPAAVAEYTQWALGVLHAVEEAVAAVHGRGLVFNDLHMFNIMVDPDDDSVRLLDFEAATPVGEHRGQAMAHPGFVAPGDREGFEVDRYALACLRLALFVPMTTLLVVDRGKAAHLAEVAAEQFPGLPDGFLDEAVRVIRGKSPEPTGSYLPAEAGDRPRGRDSMVRAILASATPERDDRLFPGDIAQFADGGGLGLAHGAAGVLYALAETGAARYEAGEEWLLSHTAPPPAGTPLGLYDGLTGVAHVLDRLGHRERAVELVGRVLDEKWQRLAPDLHGGLAGIGLVLDRLGLRAEALEAARVLVDRSPTAHGRRAGLLHGASGPALFFLRLYESTGDSALLDQAAEALRRDLARCVTDRSGTLLVDEGVRTMPYLGAGSAGIGAVLDDYLAQRHDEEFARAREAILPAARLRYYAQPGLFNGRAGMVLHLARTRAPRPQLDAQIAALSWYAVPYEGELAFPGDQMMRLSMDLATGTAGCLLALGTALGERPAQLPFLPPLKAAPQTAPQGVEQ, from the coding sequence ATGGACAAGCGGTACGAGGTCTTCTGTCTCGCGGACAGGATTTTCTACGAGACCCCGGACCGCTTGTCCTCCACGCGTACATCCGCCGACATGCCGTCCCGTACGGAGAGCAGCGTCCCGCTCTTCGAGGCGGCCCAGCGCCCGGTCCCCGAAGGGTGGCGAAGCTTCCTCTCCGGGGACTGGCTCCACATCAGCCCGGTGGACACGGTGCGCCCGCGCCAGGGCTGGAAGATCCATGTCTCCGCCTGTCTCGACAACGCCGAGAAGACCGCGGCGAAGGTGTGGGACTACTGCGTCCCACGGGAGATTCCCTTCAAGTTCGTCCCCGGCCGGCAGCCGCTGCACCTGCGCAACTCCAAATACGCGGGACGCGGCTCCAGCGGCAAGTTCGCCACCATCTATCCGGCTGACGACACGGAACTCCAGCTGATCCTGGAGGAGTTGGGTGTGCTGCTCGACGGCGAGCCGGGCCCGTACATCCTCACCGATCTCCGCTGGAACGACGGCCCGCTGTATGTACGGTACGGCGGCTTCGCGAAGCGGCACTGTGTCGACGAAGCCGGCTCCGGCGCCCTCGTGCCCGCCGTCGAGAACCCCGAAGGCGTACTGGTGCCGGACCGCAGGGACCCGGTCTTCCAGTTGCCCGAGTGGGTGACGCTGCCCCGTTTCCTCGAGCCCCAGCTGGCGGCGCGCAACGCGACCACCACCGGCGAACTGCCGTACCGCATCGAGAGCGCCCTGCACTTCTCCAACGGCGGTGGCGTGTACGCCGGCACCGATCTGCGGACCGGCGAGCAGGTGGTACTCAAGGAGGCGCGGCCGCACGCCGGGCTCGCCGCGGACGGGGCCGACGCCGTGACACGGCTGGAGCGCGAGAGAGCCGCGCTCGAGCGGCTCACCGGGCTCGGCGTCGCACCCGAGGCGCGCGACTGGTTCATCCTCGGCGACCACCGCTTCCTTGTCATGGACTTCCTCCCCGGGCGCACTCTCAACTCCTTCTTCGCGCAGCGTCATCCGCTGCTGGCCGTCGAGCCGGATCCGGCGGCGGTCGCGGAGTACACGCAATGGGCGCTGGGTGTGCTGCACGCGGTCGAGGAGGCCGTGGCGGCCGTGCACGGCCGTGGTCTTGTCTTCAACGACCTGCATATGTTCAACATCATGGTCGACCCGGACGACGATTCCGTACGGCTGCTGGACTTCGAGGCCGCGACGCCGGTGGGAGAGCACCGCGGCCAGGCCATGGCCCACCCGGGGTTCGTCGCGCCGGGTGACCGTGAGGGCTTCGAGGTGGACCGCTACGCACTCGCCTGCCTGCGGCTCGCCCTCTTCGTGCCGATGACGACGCTGCTGGTCGTGGACCGGGGCAAGGCGGCGCATCTGGCCGAGGTCGCGGCGGAGCAGTTCCCCGGCCTGCCGGACGGCTTCCTCGACGAGGCGGTACGGGTGATCAGAGGCAAGTCCCCGGAGCCCACGGGGAGTTACCTGCCCGCGGAGGCAGGGGACCGGCCTCGCGGCCGCGACTCCATGGTCCGCGCGATCCTCGCGTCCGCGACACCGGAGCGCGACGACCGGCTCTTCCCCGGCGATATCGCGCAGTTCGCGGACGGCGGCGGACTCGGACTGGCGCACGGCGCGGCCGGAGTGCTCTACGCCCTCGCCGAGACGGGCGCGGCACGCTACGAGGCGGGCGAGGAGTGGCTGCTCAGCCATACGGCCCCGCCACCGGCCGGCACCCCGCTCGGTCTCTACGACGGGCTGACGGGCGTCGCGCACGTCCTCGACCGGCTCGGCCACCGCGAGCGTGCCGTCGAACTCGTCGGGCGGGTGCTCGACGAGAAGTGGCAGCGGCTCGCGCCCGATCTGCACGGCGGGCTGGCCGGCATCGGCCTCGTACTCGACCGGCTCGGGCTGCGCGCAGAGGCGCTGGAGGCCGCGCGGGTCCTGGTCGACCGGTCACCGACCGCCCACGGCAGGCGCGCCGGGCTGCTGCACGGCGCGAGCGGACCGGCCCTGTTCTTCCTGCGGCTGTACGAGTCCACCGGCGATTCCGCCCTGCTGGACCAGGCGGCCGAGGCGCTGCGCCGGGATCTTGCCCGGTGTGTGACGGACCGGTCGGGGACCCTGCTCGTGGACGAGGGCGTACGCACCATGCCGTACCTCGGAGCGGGCAGCGCCGGTATCGGCGCGGTCCTCGACGACTACCTCGCCCAACGTCACGACGAGGAGTTCGCCCGCGCCAGGGAGGCGATACTGCCCGCGGCTCGGCTGCGGTACTACGCACAGCCCGGACTGTTCAACGGGCGCGCGGGGATGGTGCTGCACCTGGCCCGTACCCGTGCCCCGCGCCCGCAGCTGGACGCCCAGATCGCCGCACTCTCCTGGTATGCCGTGCCGTACGAGGGTGAACTCGCCTTCCCCGGCGACCAGATGATGCGGCTCTCCATGGACCTCGCCACCGGAACCGCCGGCTGTCTGCTCGCCCTCGGCACCGCGCTCGGCGAACGTCCCGCGCAGCTGCCGTTCCTGCCGCCGCTGAAGGCGGCCCCACAGACGGCCCCGCAAGGGGTCGAGCAGTAA
- a CDS encoding aldehyde dehydrogenase: MTELVEHGKLFIGGELTDPLGSDAIEVVSPHTEQVIGRVPHASPADVDRAVATARKAFDEGPWPRMTLDERIAVITRIKDAIAVRHEEIARSISAQNGSPYSWSVLAQALGAMMVWDAAITVARGYPHEEQRAGVLGPILVRREPVGVVAAVIPWNVPQFTAAAKLGPALLAGCTVVLKPSPESPLDSYILAEIAQEAGLPQGVLSILPADREVSEYLVGHPGIDKVSFTGSVAAGKRVMEVASRNLTRVTLELGGKSAAVILPDADLESAVAGIVPAAWMNNGQACVAQSRILAPLSRYDEIAEALAAAASALVVGDPLDASTQVGPLVARRQQQRSLDYIRIGQEEGAKVLTGGGRPAGLEQGWYVEPTLFGGVDNSMRIAREEIFGPVICLLPYGDESEAAKIANDSDYGLSGSVWTADVERGIDFARRVRTGTYNVNTFSLDMLGPFGGYKSSGLGREFGPEGYSEYLEHKMIHLPAGSGEN; this comes from the coding sequence ATGACCGAGCTTGTGGAACACGGAAAGCTGTTCATCGGTGGGGAGTTGACCGATCCGCTCGGCAGCGACGCCATCGAGGTCGTATCGCCGCACACCGAGCAGGTCATCGGACGGGTCCCGCACGCCTCACCGGCGGACGTCGACCGGGCGGTCGCCACCGCCCGCAAGGCCTTCGACGAGGGGCCCTGGCCGCGCATGACGCTCGACGAGCGGATCGCCGTCATCACCAGGATCAAGGACGCGATCGCGGTACGGCACGAGGAGATCGCCCGCTCCATCAGCGCGCAGAACGGCTCCCCGTACTCCTGGAGCGTGCTCGCGCAGGCGCTCGGCGCGATGATGGTCTGGGACGCGGCGATCACCGTCGCGCGCGGATATCCGCACGAGGAGCAGCGGGCCGGAGTGCTCGGGCCGATCCTCGTACGGCGGGAGCCGGTGGGTGTCGTGGCGGCCGTGATCCCGTGGAACGTCCCGCAGTTCACGGCAGCGGCCAAGCTCGGCCCCGCGCTGCTGGCCGGCTGCACGGTGGTGCTCAAGCCATCGCCCGAGTCGCCCCTGGACTCGTACATCCTCGCCGAGATCGCGCAGGAGGCCGGGCTGCCGCAGGGTGTCCTCTCGATCCTCCCCGCGGACCGCGAAGTGAGCGAGTACCTGGTCGGGCACCCCGGCATCGACAAGGTCTCCTTCACCGGCTCGGTCGCGGCCGGCAAGCGGGTCATGGAGGTCGCCTCGCGCAATCTCACCCGCGTCACCCTCGAACTCGGCGGCAAGTCGGCGGCGGTGATCCTGCCGGACGCGGATCTGGAGTCGGCGGTGGCCGGGATCGTCCCGGCGGCCTGGATGAACAACGGGCAGGCGTGTGTGGCCCAGAGCCGTATCCTCGCGCCGCTCAGCCGCTACGACGAGATAGCCGAGGCGCTCGCCGCGGCGGCGAGCGCCCTCGTGGTCGGTGACCCGCTCGACGCCTCGACGCAGGTCGGTCCGCTGGTGGCCCGGCGCCAGCAGCAGCGCTCGCTCGACTACATCAGGATCGGGCAGGAGGAAGGCGCCAAGGTACTTACGGGCGGCGGGCGTCCGGCCGGTCTTGAACAGGGCTGGTACGTGGAGCCGACGCTCTTCGGCGGGGTCGACAACTCCATGCGCATAGCCCGCGAGGAGATATTCGGTCCGGTGATCTGTCTGTTGCCGTACGGGGACGAGAGCGAGGCGGCGAAGATCGCCAACGACTCCGACTACGGGCTCAGCGGCAGCGTCTGGACGGCCGACGTCGAGCGTGGCATCGACTTCGCGCGGCGGGTCAGGACCGGGACGTACAACGTCAACACCTTCAGCCTCGACATGCTCGGGCCGTTCGGCGGCTACAAGAGCTCGGGCCTGGGGCGGGAGTTCGGGCCGGAGGGCTACAGCGAGTACCTGGAGCACAAGATGATCCATCTGCCGGCCGGGTCCGGAGAGAACTGA
- a CDS encoding ABC transporter ATP-binding protein: MFLRETVRHGAPRAVFVLLLTCALAATGLALPAVLGRALDLLLAGRRSDAGPWLALCAGLTGLAVVLGALDGLVTGTANARTTAWIRERVLRHALASGPRLRLAPGEVVARLTGNAAQAGTVPTTLAAALAAVVTPVGGLVALAVTDWWTALVVIAGTPLLVLLLRVFIRESGESTARYLQAQGEIAGLLTEAVRGVRTIAAAGTRDRDAARILAPLPELSRQGHLMWWIMGRSTARAAALLPLLQLAVLAVAGVRLAEGALSVGGMLAAWRYGVLATGTGVLVGQLNGLVRGRMAAGRLGEILETPEMMYGERELPPGEGTLELRGVRLSGLHNVDLMIPGGSVTAVVGRSGSGKSALAAVAGRLADPDAGTVLLDGVPVAGLSREVLRREVVHAFARPALLGGTVGGTIAFGAYEPGDEAVTEAARAACADDFVRRLPHGYATACAAAPLSGGEAQRLGLARAFAHAGRLLILDDATSSLDSATELKVSRALLHDVRARTRLIVAHRAPTAARADLVVWLEEGRVRAVAPHAELWQLPSYRAVFAEDAVDDAAAEEAVAEIAAGEKAVAEIAAGEKAVAEFAAGEKAVAEFAAGQEAVAEFAAGQEAVAEFAAGQEAVADG; encoded by the coding sequence ATGTTCCTGCGCGAAACCGTCCGGCACGGCGCGCCGCGTGCAGTCTTCGTCCTTCTGCTGACCTGCGCCCTTGCCGCGACCGGGCTTGCGCTGCCCGCCGTCCTGGGCCGCGCGCTGGACCTGCTGCTCGCCGGCCGGCGGTCGGACGCCGGTCCGTGGCTCGCTCTCTGCGCGGGCCTCACCGGCCTCGCCGTCGTCCTCGGCGCCCTCGACGGACTCGTCACCGGCACCGCCAACGCCCGTACCACCGCCTGGATACGGGAACGGGTGCTGCGGCACGCCCTCGCGTCCGGACCCCGGCTGCGCCTGGCCCCCGGCGAGGTGGTGGCACGCCTCACCGGCAACGCCGCACAGGCCGGGACCGTGCCGACGACCCTCGCGGCCGCGCTCGCCGCCGTGGTCACACCCGTGGGCGGGCTCGTCGCGCTCGCCGTCACCGACTGGTGGACCGCGCTCGTGGTGATCGCCGGGACGCCCCTGCTCGTCCTGCTGCTGCGGGTGTTCATCCGGGAGTCCGGCGAGAGCACCGCGCGCTATCTGCAGGCCCAGGGCGAGATCGCGGGACTGCTGACGGAAGCGGTGCGCGGAGTCCGTACGATCGCCGCCGCCGGAACCCGGGACCGGGACGCGGCGCGCATCCTTGCGCCGCTGCCCGAGCTGTCCCGGCAGGGCCACCTGATGTGGTGGATCATGGGCCGATCCACCGCACGGGCGGCCGCGCTGCTGCCCCTGCTGCAGCTCGCGGTACTGGCTGTCGCCGGAGTACGGCTCGCGGAGGGCGCGTTGAGCGTCGGCGGAATGCTGGCCGCGTGGCGGTACGGAGTGCTCGCCACCGGCACCGGCGTACTGGTCGGACAGCTCAACGGCCTGGTGCGCGGACGCATGGCGGCGGGCCGGCTCGGGGAGATCCTCGAGACGCCCGAGATGATGTACGGCGAGCGCGAACTTCCGCCGGGCGAAGGCACTTTGGAGCTGCGCGGAGTGCGGCTGAGCGGGCTGCACAATGTCGATCTGATGATACCGGGCGGCTCGGTCACCGCCGTCGTGGGCCGCTCGGGCAGCGGCAAATCGGCCCTGGCGGCCGTCGCCGGACGCCTTGCCGATCCCGACGCGGGGACGGTGCTTCTCGACGGCGTCCCGGTGGCCGGGCTCTCCCGGGAGGTGCTGCGCCGCGAGGTCGTCCATGCCTTCGCCCGGCCGGCACTGCTCGGCGGGACGGTCGGCGGCACGATCGCCTTCGGTGCGTACGAGCCCGGCGATGAGGCGGTGACCGAGGCCGCGCGAGCCGCGTGCGCCGACGACTTCGTACGCCGCCTGCCGCACGGCTACGCCACCGCGTGCGCGGCCGCGCCGCTGTCCGGCGGTGAGGCCCAACGCCTCGGCCTGGCACGGGCTTTCGCGCACGCCGGGCGGCTGCTGATCCTGGACGACGCCACCTCCAGCCTGGACTCGGCCACCGAACTGAAGGTGTCCCGCGCGCTGCTACACGACGTCCGCGCCCGTACCCGTCTGATCGTCGCCCACCGCGCGCCGACCGCGGCCCGCGCGGACCTGGTGGTCTGGCTGGAGGAGGGCCGTGTCCGGGCCGTGGCCCCGCACGCCGAGCTCTGGCAACTTCCCTCCTACCGCGCGGTGTTCGCGGAGGACGCGGTCGACGACGCAGCCGCGGAGGAGGCGGTCGCGGAGATCGCGGCGGGGGAGAAGGCGGTCGCGGAGATCGCGGCGGGGGAGAAGGCGGTCGCGGAGTTCGCGGCGGGGGAGAAGGCGGTCGCGGAGTTCGCGGCCGGGCAGGAGGCGGTCGCGGAGTTCGCGGCCGGGCAGGAGGCGGTCGCGGAGTTCGCAGCCGGGCAGGAGGCGGTCGCGGATGGCTGA
- a CDS encoding ferredoxin: MRLVVDLNRCQGYAQCAFLAPDVFTMHGDEALLYNPHADDAQREHVARAAAACPVQAILVDDMGKEPAPVREGVPSGR, encoded by the coding sequence ATGAGGCTTGTCGTCGATCTGAACCGGTGTCAGGGGTACGCACAGTGCGCCTTCCTCGCACCAGACGTATTCACCATGCACGGCGACGAGGCGCTGTTGTACAACCCGCACGCCGACGACGCACAGCGGGAGCACGTGGCACGCGCCGCCGCGGCCTGCCCGGTCCAGGCCATCTTGGTGGACGACATGGGCAAGGAGCCGGCCCCGGTGAGGGAGGGGGTGCCCAGTGGACGGTGA
- a CDS encoding ferredoxin — protein MGDRWHVEVDRNVCIGSGMCLSHAPDGFALDAARQSHPQDADTDANEKILAAAENCPVEAIAITLLESGEPVFPPEE, from the coding sequence ATGGGAGACCGCTGGCACGTAGAGGTCGACCGGAACGTCTGTATCGGCTCGGGCATGTGCCTGAGCCACGCCCCGGACGGCTTCGCGCTCGACGCGGCCCGGCAGTCGCATCCACAGGACGCCGACACCGACGCCAACGAGAAGATCCTCGCGGCAGCCGAGAACTGCCCGGTCGAGGCGATCGCCATCACGCTGCTGGAGAGCGGGGAGCCGGTCTTTCCGCCCGAGGAGTAG